From the Methanobacterium sp. BAmetb5 genome, the window AATGTATTGGCTGCATGACCTGCACCCGTGTATGCCCCTCCAAAGGTGCCATTAACGTTGGCAAAATGAACAAATTGCCCTATATCAACCCATCATACTGTGCCCGTTGTGAGGAATGTATGAATGTCTGTCCTTCCACAGCCATCAGGTACTCATCTCGTAAAAGGGCCTATGAGGGATATAAGAAGATAAAAACCATGGAGATAGTTTCCGAACTCATGGAAAAGGAAAGTGAAAAACTCAGCCGGGAAACAGTTAAGATCAACTCCATCCTCAACAAGGTCACCCGTGAAGTAAGTTATAGTCATACTGAGGAGGAATTCACCCAGGACATAACTGAACTGGTCACTGCCGAAATCAAAGCAATGGTTGGGGGAGAACTGGAAATTGAAGATCTCAAGGAGATCATCCAGGCCACCCAACCCCACCGGGAAATAACAGTTATGGAAGATACCTGTATTGGTTGCGGTGCCTGTATTAAGGAATGTCCAGTGGATTGTATTGAACTGGAAATGCCTTCACCAGTGCATATTGGAGAAGACTGTGTTTACTGTGGTAAATGTGTTGAAACCTGTCCTTTCCAATCTATTTCTCTCAAAGAAGAGTCTTTCCAGGTTGAAGATGGTCGTGTTCTGTTCAAAAGACGTAACATTACTGGCCCATCCTCGGGAGAAGTGTTTATTGATAACGACTCCTGTCAAAGGTGTGGGGTATGTGTTAACAAGTGTCCCGTGGAGGCCATGACCATGGACAATGATCAGGTAACTGTGGATAAGGATAAATGCATCTTCTGCGGGGAATGCCAGGCATTATGTCCCACTCGGGCTATTAAACTGGAACATAAATATTAAGGACAACACAGAACCTTAATGATACCATATTTTAAATTTTTAGTATCATGGAACTGAGATAATTCCCTCTAACTCCCGATGAAGAGATTGCTGTTTTCTTTAATTAACCCCCCTAAATGATTACCAACTCTAAGATTTTCACTCTTAAATGAAGAAACTTATAATTTTTATAAAACAATTTCTAAAATAGTAATTGTTCAATACATGTATTGATTTTATAGCCCACAGGAGGATGTAAATTGGGTAGAAAATTCGTTGTTTCTGATTGTGAAGGACCCATTTCAGCCAATGATAATGCCTTTGAACTGGCTGGCCATTTCATTGAGGATGGAGAAAGGTTCTTCCAGATTGTCAGCCAATATGATGATATTTTAGCAGATGAAATAAAAAGACCAGGTTACAATGCAGGCAGTACATTGAAATTGATATTGCCCTTTTTAAGGGCATACGGTGCTACTAATCAGAATATGAAGGATTTTTCACAGGAAAATGTTCTTCTCATACCCGGAGCCCGGGCAACCCTGGGATTGTTACAGTTCATAATGCCCACCTACATTGTCAGCACCAGCTACGAACCCTATATTCGTGCCCTCTGCGATTTAACCAACTTTTCCTTTAATCAGTGCTACTGCACCAGACTAGATCTGGACAGCCACCCCCTGGGTAATGCTGACCAGGAAAAACTCAGACAATTCCGTTTATCCATTGTGGATAACCCTGATTTTGAAAATCTGGAACGTATTTTCTGGGAAGAGCTTCCAGAAATGGAAATATATTCCCTAGTAGAGGAAGTCAACCCAGTAGGTGGTGAGGCCAAGAAGGAAGCAGTTCTGGACATCATGGAGAAAAGGAGTTTCCAGGCCAGCGACCTCATGTATGTTGGTGATAGCATAACCGATGTACAACCCCTCAATTTTGCCAAGGAAAATGGAGGAATTGCGTTATCATTTAATGGTAATGAATTTGCACTGGATAATGCTTCAATTGCAGCGATATCTGATAACACAGTTATTACTTCCGTGATTGCTGATCTGTTTAATAGATATGACCTTAAGGTTGTGCAGGACTTCGCCCTCTCCTTTGAAAAGGACCCGGAAAAGGCAGTGCAAGAACATCCTCTAAACCCCCAACTGGCCTCAAAATTGGTTGAAACCAATACCCGGCTGGAGATGGTTACTGAAAATAATCGGGAAGAGCTTAAAGAGGAGAGCAGTAAGTTCCGGAAAAGAGTAAGGGGAGAATCAATTGGAGGATTGGGCTAACAATCCCTATAGGAATGGTATAAATGAACACTGCAAAAGGAGATAACCTGAGGAAACTGGATAAAATCGAAGACACCTATGCTGAAGCCTTTAACGGAGTATGTTGCCGGGTCATTATTACTGCGGATGATGACCAGACTCTGGAAAGAGCAGCTTACGATGCCACCAGCACCCCCGGTACGGTAATTGGCCGGGTGGAAGGTGGAATTGAAGGCTGGTTAAACCAAAATCAAACACCGGATGGCAGGAAAGGGGCAGTACTCCAGTTCTGGTACAACACCACCGACATTGAAAAATTCCAGGTGGAACTATCCTACCGCATAAGACAGGATATACTGGTAAAACCATTCACCGCCCTGTTCGATGCCTCCATCAACCCCACGGGTTACATAAGTACCATGAAATACGTGGGCCACTGTGGTGATGGATATGAATGGGAAGAAGAGTTGTATAACCGGCAGATGATTGTGGTACCCATTGCCATACCTGACTTTCTAATCGAAAGCCGTCTGGGTTACATGGAAGGAATTATGGGGGCCAACTTCTGGTACTTTTCCCGTAGTAAAGAAGCAGTCTTAGAAGGAGGTAGAGCTGCATTAAAGGCCATTGAAGAGGTAGAAGGAGTTATAACTCCCTTTGATATTTGTTCAGCAGCTTCCAAACCAGAGACCAACTACCCCTGGATCGGGCCAACCACCAACCATCCCTACTGCCCCAGCCTGCGAAAGATTCTGGGAAACCAGTCCAAGGTAACCGATGGAGTGAACTACATCCCAGAAATAGTTTTAAATGGATTAACTCCAGAAGCACTTAAAAAAGCCATGAAAGCAGGTATTGATGTTTTACTAGATTACGATGATGTGATTGGTATATCTGCCGGAAATTACGGCGGTAAATTAGGGGATCACCAGATAAACCTCCTTGATTTATTCCCCGAATAAAAAGAATAAGAAATAATTCCCCCAAATAATTAAACTGATAAAAATAAAAAATACTGGACGTGATGTTATTTCCCTGATAACTGATGCTGTGGGATTTGGAGCTCTCAACCTGGACCGATTGTACTGGGTTAATAAAATAGCTGGAGAAGACGAAGAAGCCTATATAACCAATATTCACGAAAGCTGTGGTGGTTCTGCAGCCAACACCATAATCGGACTGGCTAGACTGGGACTTACCACTGGATTTTTAGGAAAAATTGCCAGTGACCGGCAGGGTAATCTGCTTCTGGAAAACTTGAGAAACGAGGGGGTTGATACCAGGGGAGTAATTAAGGATCCTTCTGGTCGCAGTGGTAATGTTCAGGGATTTGTCGATCCCCAGGGCCAGAGAGCCTTATATGTTGACCCCGGAGTTAACGATGAAATCACACTTTCAGAAATAAATCAGGACTACCTATCAAACACCAGACTCATCCATCTCACCTCCTTTGTAGGAGAATCCCTACACGTTCAAGAAGAGGTTTTAGATACAATTTCGTCACAGGTAACGGTGAGCATGGACCCCGGAATGATCTACGCATCAAAGGGGTTGAAACCCATGGAGAAACTCCTCAGCAGAACTGATATTTTGCTTTTAAACCAGAAAGAGCTGGAACTATTAACCCCAGCCATCAACCGGGAAAAAGATAAAATTAACGCTCTCTTAGATCATGGAATTGAAATACTGGTGATTAAACAAGGAGAAAAAGGTTGCTTGGTTAATGAGGGGGAAGAATCCCATTTCCATGAGGCTTTCCAGGTTGACTGCCGGGACAGTACTGGTGCCGGAGATGCCTTTAATGCTGGATTCCTTTATGGATATTTAAGGGGTAAAGGTATAGAAAAATCAGCGCATATCGGGAATTATGTAGCATCCCGTTGCATTATGATGCCCGGTGCTATTGATGGTCTCCCCTCCCTATCCCAGATAATTTCCAGTGACCACAATGAACTTAAATAAATTTCAAGGATAATGTAACTTTTAACCGAATTTAAAATTAAACATACTAAGGATAATGAACTTTAATCGTGTTTAACAATTTAAATATAACTTAAATTATAGGTCATATTAATATTTATAACAGGGACTAAAAATAAATTAACCTAGTGAATGCTCTTTAGTCATTAATGATGGTGTTAAGATGGATGTAACATTCAAAAAGAAAAAAGAGGTACTGGAAGGAGAGGTGGCCCTTAAATCCCGGGACCTGGAAGGGAGTCAGGAAGGTTTCAAGGGAGAGATCGAGGATTGTGCCTTTGCAGACAAATTTATCACTATCTCCCCAGAATGCGTCCGGTGCAATTTATGCGTAGAAGAATGCCCGGTTAATGCAATCAGCGACTCCACATCATCAAGAACAGCTAAAATAATGGACAACTGTGTGAAATGTGAAATTTGTGCCCAGACCTGTCCGATTAAATGTATACATGTCATTGAAAGTACCTCTAACATTGAAGAGGATGTTACATTCCATTTGAAAGATGTAAAGGTCCCCCACCGCAAATTACGTATGGAATCCATTCAGGTGAACCCAGATACATGTGATTCATGCTCTACTTGTGTTAAATTCTGCCCTACTGGGGCCATAACTGTTGATGAAGGTGAAATTGCCCAAATTGACCTAGACGCGTGTGTTGGTTGCGGTGCCTGTGTTAATGTCTGCCCCCAGGACTCTGTAAATCTGGTAAGAGAATTGGGACCAGTGATAAAAACAAAAGAGCTTCGGGTAGATGAAGATACCTGTGTTCAATGCCAGGTCTGTGAGGAAAACTGTCCAGTAGATGCCATTAAACTTGATGGTAACCGGGTGGTCCTAGACCAGGAAAAATGTATTTTATGTGAAGTTTGTTCTACAAAATGCCCGGTAGGGGCTTTAAAGCTGGAGATGGTTTAAATGAAAGTTAATGAAATGATGGACAAAGATTTTATCGTGGTATCCCCTGATGATAACTTGGTGGAAGTTTCTATTTTAATGGAGAAGAAGCTCCGATTCACCACACCGGTGGTTGATGATCAAAAGAGGCTGGTGGGATGGATCACTTCTCTGGATGTTACCCGTGGTTTTAGGGAAGGCATGAAAAAGGTTAAAGAAGTAATGTACGCCAAAGAGGATATTGTTGCCGTGAATGAAGATGATCCTGCACGTTTGGCTGTACTGGAAGCATCGGAATACAAAGTGTTTAACATACCCGTAATTAACGATGATGATGTGGTGGTAGGGGTTGTAAGAACCTTTGATATTGTAAAAACCCTTTCCAGTCTCTATGAGATTAAGGTTTACAAGATCTTCGAAGCAATGGAAGAAGAACTGAAAGGAGTAACCTGGGAAGAACTCATGGAAGCCTCAGCCATTGTTACCCGGCGCCGAACCGGTAAAAGAGTAACTGCCCAGGACTATGAAAAAAGGATCAGGGAATCCACTTTCGGGGAAGCCATATGGGCTACTGGCGGATTAGAGAAGTTCTTCGTTGGACTGATTGCCATTGGAGAGCTGGTTATAGCCCGGAAAGTAGCTCAGGCACGGAAATAATACCATTATTTCCAATTCTTTTTTCAACACTTTTTTCCCATAATAAGGCTTTTTTTCCATTAATAACACATGAAAACATTTAAGATCCAATAATTCAAAATATGGGAAATTTTTTTTGAATAAATGAGAGGGGGTTTTATAGATGTCCAGCACCAAAAGATTTGACTTGAAGAGAGTTGAATTGAAGATCTACGGTGGCATCGCTACGGTGAACACGTACCTTCTTAAAACTGATAGTGGTTTTATTCTGATTGACACTGGCCCCTCCAGTAAACGGAGTCTTTTGGAAAAAGAAATTAAAGACGCCGGTTGTAAGCCAGGAAATCTCAAACTGATTATATTAACCCACGGTGATGCGGATCACACCGGTAATGCAGCTTATCTACGCCAGGAATATGGTGGTAAACTAGCTTTACATCCTGATGACTCGGTAATGGTTCAAAAGGGCGATATGTCCCATAACCGAAAGGTTAACCCCCTGATTAAAGTTTTATTTGCACTTCCCTTCGTAAAATTAAAGGGAAAAGACCAGTTTAAAGAAGACATTGAATTAAAGGACGGCTTTGATCTTTCACCCTATGACCTGAATGCAAAAATAATCCATATTCCCGGTCATTCACAGGGTTCAGTGGGAGTTCTGACGGTAGATGGTGATCTTTTCTGTGGAGATCTGCTGGAGAACACTGCTAAACCAGCCATAAACTCTATTATGGATGATGAGGATGCAGCCCATTCTAGCATTGAAAAGCTCAAGAAGTACAATATAAATATGGTTTATCCCGGGCATGGTAATCCATTTCCTCTGAAGGATTTCCTGGATTGCAAATAGTCATGAAACAGTTAAATTTGATTAATTTAACGGTTATTTAAAAAAAAAAATCAGGATTATCTAATAAATTCAGGACTATTTCATGAATTAGGACTATTAAATTAATTTAAAGCTATTTATCAAATATAACACAGTAGCCATTATCAGTCTGGTATATGAATATTTTTTGATCCTTTACCTGGTCAAAGAGCACTCCGGCAATGTCCACGTAGAAGAACCAGATGCCAGTTTCCTCCTGGATAACATCCATCATCA encodes:
- a CDS encoding 4Fe-4S binding protein, producing the protein MPTTTETGNSDKTKKIYKPLRDVEVDCDIDQDKCANCTERPCLKVCPVDAVKESPTDKHIEITDECFGCVLCRKACPYDAIQMETTLSKPLRENVPNINTKLCRQCGACVDACRMGAIHLVSSGTEEAHSVIDEDKCVRCGYCSRVCPTEAIKYGEILPRSVVGGKAIVVNQKKCIGCMTCTRVCPSKGAINVGKMNKLPYINPSYCARCEECMNVCPSTAIRYSSRKRAYEGYKKIKTMEIVSELMEKESEKLSRETVKINSILNKVTREVSYSHTEEEFTQDITELVTAEIKAMVGGELEIEDLKEIIQATQPHREITVMEDTCIGCGACIKECPVDCIELEMPSPVHIGEDCVYCGKCVETCPFQSISLKEESFQVEDGRVLFKRRNITGPSSGEVFIDNDSCQRCGVCVNKCPVEAMTMDNDQVTVDKDKCIFCGECQALCPTRAIKLEHKY
- a CDS encoding carbohydrate kinase family protein, whose amino-acid sequence is MGFGALNLDRLYWVNKIAGEDEEAYITNIHESCGGSAANTIIGLARLGLTTGFLGKIASDRQGNLLLENLRNEGVDTRGVIKDPSGRSGNVQGFVDPQGQRALYVDPGVNDEITLSEINQDYLSNTRLIHLTSFVGESLHVQEEVLDTISSQVTVSMDPGMIYASKGLKPMEKLLSRTDILLLNQKELELLTPAINREKDKINALLDHGIEILVIKQGEKGCLVNEGEESHFHEAFQVDCRDSTGAGDAFNAGFLYGYLRGKGIEKSAHIGNYVASRCIMMPGAIDGLPSLSQIISSDHNELK
- a CDS encoding 4Fe-4S binding protein, whose translation is MDVTFKKKKEVLEGEVALKSRDLEGSQEGFKGEIEDCAFADKFITISPECVRCNLCVEECPVNAISDSTSSRTAKIMDNCVKCEICAQTCPIKCIHVIESTSNIEEDVTFHLKDVKVPHRKLRMESIQVNPDTCDSCSTCVKFCPTGAITVDEGEIAQIDLDACVGCGACVNVCPQDSVNLVRELGPVIKTKELRVDEDTCVQCQVCEENCPVDAIKLDGNRVVLDQEKCILCEVCSTKCPVGALKLEMV
- a CDS encoding MBL fold metallo-hydrolase, whose amino-acid sequence is MSSTKRFDLKRVELKIYGGIATVNTYLLKTDSGFILIDTGPSSKRSLLEKEIKDAGCKPGNLKLIILTHGDADHTGNAAYLRQEYGGKLALHPDDSVMVQKGDMSHNRKVNPLIKVLFALPFVKLKGKDQFKEDIELKDGFDLSPYDLNAKIIHIPGHSQGSVGVLTVDGDLFCGDLLENTAKPAINSIMDDEDAAHSSIEKLKKYNINMVYPGHGNPFPLKDFLDCK
- a CDS encoding HPP family protein translates to MKVNEMMDKDFIVVSPDDNLVEVSILMEKKLRFTTPVVDDQKRLVGWITSLDVTRGFREGMKKVKEVMYAKEDIVAVNEDDPARLAVLEASEYKVFNIPVINDDDVVVGVVRTFDIVKTLSSLYEIKVYKIFEAMEEELKGVTWEELMEASAIVTRRRTGKRVTAQDYEKRIRESTFGEAIWATGGLEKFFVGLIAIGELVIARKVAQARK
- a CDS encoding formylmethanofuran--tetrahydromethanopterin N-formyltransferase, yielding MNTAKGDNLRKLDKIEDTYAEAFNGVCCRVIITADDDQTLERAAYDATSTPGTVIGRVEGGIEGWLNQNQTPDGRKGAVLQFWYNTTDIEKFQVELSYRIRQDILVKPFTALFDASINPTGYISTMKYVGHCGDGYEWEEELYNRQMIVVPIAIPDFLIESRLGYMEGIMGANFWYFSRSKEAVLEGGRAALKAIEEVEGVITPFDICSAASKPETNYPWIGPTTNHPYCPSLRKILGNQSKVTDGVNYIPEIVLNGLTPEALKKAMKAGIDVLLDYDDVIGISAGNYGGKLGDHQINLLDLFPE